A single genomic interval of Sebastes umbrosus isolate fSebUmb1 chromosome 11, fSebUmb1.pri, whole genome shotgun sequence harbors:
- the LOC119496636 gene encoding teashirt homolog 1-like isoform X2 has protein sequence MPEDELKAADHDEEEHLQDDGLSLDGQDTEFLCNEEEEDVDGGQPPSYRDSPLSNGTNPDAGYGSPLSDASDRLTDFKSTSSRDGQERDGTALPFRPNNGLSFQDSLAQMKAVYANLISDASWSSITMDIMKAKPAAAGSVNSALTTPEPALTATVSTTTTTNKSSGANMSSSHHNGRSSSTAVNHTGSTASGHTNGTAASSVSSHSATSCSGSSSGGASNGVAYDWHQAALAKTFQQTPYHLLPEPSLFSTVQLYRQNNKLYGSVFTGASKFRCKDCSAAYDTLVGLTVHMNETGHYRDDNKDKEEDHGKRWSKPRKRSLMEMEGKEDAQKVLKCMYCGHSFESLQDLSVHMIKTKHYQKVPLKEPVPALATKLMPNKKRALHDAIVSPCSPDSVHAGGGVSLGDVGKDAKSAGNPYVTPNNRYGYQNGASYTWQFEARKAQILKCMECGSSHDTLQQLTAHMMVTGHFLKVTNSASKKGKQLVFDPVVEEKIQSIPLPPTTTRLPVPSGVKSQPVSPALSSGSEDKREGVEDEKVDGGELVERKIKEERDDSGEKSENRATSYKYLREEDLEEAPKGGLDILKSLENTVSSAISKAQTGTPTWGGYPSIHAAYQLGGAMKSSGSLLPPMIQSVQMQPMFNSGLRGLVTDPNSVIHSPRSPSSPTPLRSNVTAMEELVEKVTGKAATVKKEKEEKMVSLERCRPPSLVKSPSPALREQREHLTSPNDLSVGKPSGMRSSSPGSIDSELICKKEPKESLVDGHNSHSKNGSEPCQSPVTNGNSLGIITDHSPESPFINPLSALQSIMNTHLGKASKPVSPAADPLSMLYKISNSMMDKPAFNSTPQGKPAEPINHYQLYESSDQPIDLSKSKASINSNNNNSSSLLLTNNSVNGNKPLISLPDSVSSPLRENALMDISDMVKNLTGRLTPKSSTPSSISEKSDADGSAFEDALDDLSPVQKRKGRQSNWNPQHLLILQAQFVSSLRETSEGRFAMTDLGPQERVHICKFTGLSMTTISHWLANVKYQLRRTGGTKFLKNMDSCQPVFLCGDCASQFRTPGAYIGHLESHLGFSLKDLSKLSTEHLREQQAASKVITDKMTFGSSLSALTTAEDDTSSVYQCRLCNRTFVSKHAVKLHLSKTHGKSPEDHLVYVTALEKLEKLDKMEKV, from the coding sequence ATGCCCGAAGATGAGCTCAAGGCAGCCGATCACGATGAGGAAGAGCACCTGCAGGATGACGGCCTCTCATTAGACGGCCAGGACACTGAGTTTCTGTGCaacgaggaagaggaagatgtgGACGGAGGCCAGCCGCCTAGCTACAGAGACTCTCCGCTCAGCAACGGCACTAACCCCGACGCTGGATACGGGTCTCCGCTCAGCGACGCCAGCGACCGGCTGACGGACTTCAAGAGCACCTCTTCCAGGGACGGTCAGGAGAGGGATGGCACGGCTCTGCCCTTCCGCCCCAACAACGGCCTCTCTTTCCAGGATAGCCTGGCGCAGATGAAAGCCGTCTATGCAAACCTCATCTCAGATGCCTCTTGGTCCAGCATCACAATGGACATCATGAAAGCTAAGCCTGCTGCAGCCGGCAGTGTCAACAGTGCCCTCACCACTCCGGAGCCCGCCCTTACCGCAACTGTCTCCACGACTACGACCACAAACAAGAGCAGCGGGGCCAACATGTCTAGCAGTCACCATAACGGCAGGAGCTCCAGCACCGCTGTCAACCACACGGGCAGCACCGCAAGTGGCCACACTAATGGCACAGCAGCTAGCTCTGTTAGCAGCCACAGCGCAACCAGCTGCAGTGGGAGCAGCAGTGGCGGGGCTAGTAACGGTGTAGCCTATGACTGGCACCAGGCAGCACTTGCCAAAACTTTTCAGCAGACCCCCTACCACCTTTTACCAGAGCCCAGCCTCTTCAGCACAGTGCAGCTCTACAGGCAGAACAACAAGCTGTACGGTTCTGTTTTCACTGGTGCAAGCAAGTTCCGCTGCAAAGACTGCAGCGCCGCCTACGACACACTGGTGGGTTTAACGGTCCACATGAATGAGACGGGCCACTATCGAGATGACAACAAGGACAAAGAGGAGGATCACGGGAAGCGCTGGTCCAAACCGCGCAAGCGTTCcctgatggagatggagggcaAAGAGGACGCACAGAAGGTGCTGAAGTGCATGTACTGTGGCCACTCATTCGAGTCCCTGCAAGATCTCAGCGTTCATATGATCAAGACCAAGCATTACCAGAAAGTGCCTCTCAAAGAACCAGTGCCAGCCTTGGCCACTAAACTGATGCCCAATAAAAAGCGAGCTCTCCATGATGCTATAGTGTCCCCGTGCTCCCCAGACTCTGTCCATGCTGGTGGTGGTGTATCCCTCGGGGATGTTGGCAAAGACGCAAAATCCGCAGGTAACCCCTACGTTACGCCAAACAACCGCTACGGCTACCAGAACGGCGCCAGCTACACATGGCAGTTTGAAGCTCGTAAAGCCCAGATCCTCAAATGCATGGAGTGTGGGAGCTCCCATGATACACTGCAACAGCTGACTGCCCACATGATGGTTACTGGTCACTTTTTGAAGGTTACAAATTCCGCGTCCAAGAAGGGCAAACAGCTGGTGTTTgatccagtggtggaagagaAGATTCAGTCTATCCCACTGCCGCCGACCACCACCAGACTCCCTGTTCCCAGCGGCGTTAAGTCCCAGCCGGTGTCCCCCGCCCTCTCCTCTGGCTCAGAGGACAAGAGGGAAGGCGTAGAGGATGAAAAGGTTGACGGTGGTGAGCTAGTGGAGAGAAAAAtcaaggaggagagagatgactCGGGCGAGAAATCCGAGAACAGAGCCACATCATATAAATACCTTAGAGAAGAAGATCTGGAGGAGGCTCCAAAAGGGGGTTTAGATATTCTTAAATCCCTCGAGAACACGGTATCCAGTGCCATCAGCAAGGCCCAGACAGGCACACCCACGTGGGGGGGCTACCCTAGCATTCACGCAGCCTACCAGCTCGGGGGCGCCATGAAGAGCTCTGGTTCTCTTCTACCCCCGATGATCCAGAGTGTCCAGATGCAGCCGATGTTTAACAGCGGGCTACGAGGCCTAGTGACCGACCCCAACTCAGTCATCCACTCGCCTCGGAgcccctcctcccccacccccctcagGAGCAACGTCACTGCCATGGAGGAGCTCGTGGAGAAAGTGACGGGGAAAGCTGCCACTgtgaagaaagagaaggaggagaagatggtGAGCTTGGAACGATGCCGGCCCCCGTCGTTAGTAAAATCCCCCTCTCCCGCactgagagagcagagagaacaTTTAACGTCTCCAAATGACCTTTCTGTAGGTAAACCGTCTGGTATGAGAAGTAGCAGCCCGGGCAGCATAGATTCAGAGCTCATCTGCAAGAAGGAGCCCAAAGAGAGCCTAGTAGACGGCCACAACAGCCATTCAAAGAACGGCTCGGAGCCATGCCAATCCCCGGTAACTAACGGCAACAGCCTTGGCATCATCACCGATCACTCGCCGGAAAGTCCTTTCATCAACCCTCTCAGTGCACTCCAGTCAATCATGAACACACACCTGGGTAAGGCCTCCAAACCAGTAAGCCCGGCTGCAGACCCACTATCTATGCTTTACAAAATCAGCAACAGCATGATGGATAAGCCGGCTTTCAACTCAACTCCTCAGGGCAAGCCAGCTGAGCCCATCAACCACTATCAGCTGTATGAAAGCAGCGACCAGCCCATAGACCTGAGTAAAAGTAAGGCCAGCATTAAcagcaacaataacaacagcagcagtcTGCTCTTGACCAACAATAGCGTAAATGGTAACAAACCGCTCATTTCCCTCCCTGActcagtctcctctcctctgagaGAGAACGCTCTGATGGACATTTCTGATATGGTAAAGAACCTCACCGGGAGGCTGACGCCCAAATCTTCAACTCCCTCGTCCATCTCAGAGAAGTCGGACGCCGACGGCAGCGCATTCGAGGACGCCCTGGACGACCTCTCCCCAGTGCAAAAGAGGAAAGGGAGGCAATCCAACTGGAACCCCCAgcacctcctcatcctccaggCGCAGTTCGTATCCAGCCTGAGGGAGACCTCAGAGGGCCGCTTCGCCATGACTGACCTGGGCCCCCAGGAACGGGTCCACATCTGTAAGTTCACAGGCCTCTCCATGACCACCATATCCCACTGGCTGGCTAACGTCAAGTACCAGCTGAGACGGACTGGGGGCACCAAGTTTCTCAAGAACATGGACTCGTGCCAGCCCGTGTTCCTCTGTGGCGACTGTGCCTCCCAGTTCAGGACTCCCGGCGCCTACATCGGCCACCTGGAGTCTCACCTGGGCTTCAGCTTGAAGGACCTGTCCAAACTGTCAACTGAGCACCTTCGGGAGCAGCAGGCTGCCTCAAAGGTGATCACAGACAAAATGACATTCGGCAGCTCCCTGTCAGCCTTGACCACGGCAGAGGATGACACAAGCTCCGTGTACCAGTGCAGACTTTGCAATCGGACATTCGTCAGCAAACACGCAGTCAAACTGCACCTCAGCAAGACCCACGGCAAGTCTCCGGAGGACCACCTGGTGTATGTCACTGCTCTGGAGAAACTGGAGAAGCTAGACAAGATGGAGAAGGTTTAA
- the LOC119496636 gene encoding teashirt homolog 1-like isoform X1: MPRRKQQEPRRSAAYMPEDELKAADHDEEEHLQDDGLSLDGQDTEFLCNEEEEDVDGGQPPSYRDSPLSNGTNPDAGYGSPLSDASDRLTDFKSTSSRDGQERDGTALPFRPNNGLSFQDSLAQMKAVYANLISDASWSSITMDIMKAKPAAAGSVNSALTTPEPALTATVSTTTTTNKSSGANMSSSHHNGRSSSTAVNHTGSTASGHTNGTAASSVSSHSATSCSGSSSGGASNGVAYDWHQAALAKTFQQTPYHLLPEPSLFSTVQLYRQNNKLYGSVFTGASKFRCKDCSAAYDTLVGLTVHMNETGHYRDDNKDKEEDHGKRWSKPRKRSLMEMEGKEDAQKVLKCMYCGHSFESLQDLSVHMIKTKHYQKVPLKEPVPALATKLMPNKKRALHDAIVSPCSPDSVHAGGGVSLGDVGKDAKSAGNPYVTPNNRYGYQNGASYTWQFEARKAQILKCMECGSSHDTLQQLTAHMMVTGHFLKVTNSASKKGKQLVFDPVVEEKIQSIPLPPTTTRLPVPSGVKSQPVSPALSSGSEDKREGVEDEKVDGGELVERKIKEERDDSGEKSENRATSYKYLREEDLEEAPKGGLDILKSLENTVSSAISKAQTGTPTWGGYPSIHAAYQLGGAMKSSGSLLPPMIQSVQMQPMFNSGLRGLVTDPNSVIHSPRSPSSPTPLRSNVTAMEELVEKVTGKAATVKKEKEEKMVSLERCRPPSLVKSPSPALREQREHLTSPNDLSVGKPSGMRSSSPGSIDSELICKKEPKESLVDGHNSHSKNGSEPCQSPVTNGNSLGIITDHSPESPFINPLSALQSIMNTHLGKASKPVSPAADPLSMLYKISNSMMDKPAFNSTPQGKPAEPINHYQLYESSDQPIDLSKSKASINSNNNNSSSLLLTNNSVNGNKPLISLPDSVSSPLRENALMDISDMVKNLTGRLTPKSSTPSSISEKSDADGSAFEDALDDLSPVQKRKGRQSNWNPQHLLILQAQFVSSLRETSEGRFAMTDLGPQERVHICKFTGLSMTTISHWLANVKYQLRRTGGTKFLKNMDSCQPVFLCGDCASQFRTPGAYIGHLESHLGFSLKDLSKLSTEHLREQQAASKVITDKMTFGSSLSALTTAEDDTSSVYQCRLCNRTFVSKHAVKLHLSKTHGKSPEDHLVYVTALEKLEKLDKMEKV; encoded by the coding sequence cgTACATGCCCGAAGATGAGCTCAAGGCAGCCGATCACGATGAGGAAGAGCACCTGCAGGATGACGGCCTCTCATTAGACGGCCAGGACACTGAGTTTCTGTGCaacgaggaagaggaagatgtgGACGGAGGCCAGCCGCCTAGCTACAGAGACTCTCCGCTCAGCAACGGCACTAACCCCGACGCTGGATACGGGTCTCCGCTCAGCGACGCCAGCGACCGGCTGACGGACTTCAAGAGCACCTCTTCCAGGGACGGTCAGGAGAGGGATGGCACGGCTCTGCCCTTCCGCCCCAACAACGGCCTCTCTTTCCAGGATAGCCTGGCGCAGATGAAAGCCGTCTATGCAAACCTCATCTCAGATGCCTCTTGGTCCAGCATCACAATGGACATCATGAAAGCTAAGCCTGCTGCAGCCGGCAGTGTCAACAGTGCCCTCACCACTCCGGAGCCCGCCCTTACCGCAACTGTCTCCACGACTACGACCACAAACAAGAGCAGCGGGGCCAACATGTCTAGCAGTCACCATAACGGCAGGAGCTCCAGCACCGCTGTCAACCACACGGGCAGCACCGCAAGTGGCCACACTAATGGCACAGCAGCTAGCTCTGTTAGCAGCCACAGCGCAACCAGCTGCAGTGGGAGCAGCAGTGGCGGGGCTAGTAACGGTGTAGCCTATGACTGGCACCAGGCAGCACTTGCCAAAACTTTTCAGCAGACCCCCTACCACCTTTTACCAGAGCCCAGCCTCTTCAGCACAGTGCAGCTCTACAGGCAGAACAACAAGCTGTACGGTTCTGTTTTCACTGGTGCAAGCAAGTTCCGCTGCAAAGACTGCAGCGCCGCCTACGACACACTGGTGGGTTTAACGGTCCACATGAATGAGACGGGCCACTATCGAGATGACAACAAGGACAAAGAGGAGGATCACGGGAAGCGCTGGTCCAAACCGCGCAAGCGTTCcctgatggagatggagggcaAAGAGGACGCACAGAAGGTGCTGAAGTGCATGTACTGTGGCCACTCATTCGAGTCCCTGCAAGATCTCAGCGTTCATATGATCAAGACCAAGCATTACCAGAAAGTGCCTCTCAAAGAACCAGTGCCAGCCTTGGCCACTAAACTGATGCCCAATAAAAAGCGAGCTCTCCATGATGCTATAGTGTCCCCGTGCTCCCCAGACTCTGTCCATGCTGGTGGTGGTGTATCCCTCGGGGATGTTGGCAAAGACGCAAAATCCGCAGGTAACCCCTACGTTACGCCAAACAACCGCTACGGCTACCAGAACGGCGCCAGCTACACATGGCAGTTTGAAGCTCGTAAAGCCCAGATCCTCAAATGCATGGAGTGTGGGAGCTCCCATGATACACTGCAACAGCTGACTGCCCACATGATGGTTACTGGTCACTTTTTGAAGGTTACAAATTCCGCGTCCAAGAAGGGCAAACAGCTGGTGTTTgatccagtggtggaagagaAGATTCAGTCTATCCCACTGCCGCCGACCACCACCAGACTCCCTGTTCCCAGCGGCGTTAAGTCCCAGCCGGTGTCCCCCGCCCTCTCCTCTGGCTCAGAGGACAAGAGGGAAGGCGTAGAGGATGAAAAGGTTGACGGTGGTGAGCTAGTGGAGAGAAAAAtcaaggaggagagagatgactCGGGCGAGAAATCCGAGAACAGAGCCACATCATATAAATACCTTAGAGAAGAAGATCTGGAGGAGGCTCCAAAAGGGGGTTTAGATATTCTTAAATCCCTCGAGAACACGGTATCCAGTGCCATCAGCAAGGCCCAGACAGGCACACCCACGTGGGGGGGCTACCCTAGCATTCACGCAGCCTACCAGCTCGGGGGCGCCATGAAGAGCTCTGGTTCTCTTCTACCCCCGATGATCCAGAGTGTCCAGATGCAGCCGATGTTTAACAGCGGGCTACGAGGCCTAGTGACCGACCCCAACTCAGTCATCCACTCGCCTCGGAgcccctcctcccccacccccctcagGAGCAACGTCACTGCCATGGAGGAGCTCGTGGAGAAAGTGACGGGGAAAGCTGCCACTgtgaagaaagagaaggaggagaagatggtGAGCTTGGAACGATGCCGGCCCCCGTCGTTAGTAAAATCCCCCTCTCCCGCactgagagagcagagagaacaTTTAACGTCTCCAAATGACCTTTCTGTAGGTAAACCGTCTGGTATGAGAAGTAGCAGCCCGGGCAGCATAGATTCAGAGCTCATCTGCAAGAAGGAGCCCAAAGAGAGCCTAGTAGACGGCCACAACAGCCATTCAAAGAACGGCTCGGAGCCATGCCAATCCCCGGTAACTAACGGCAACAGCCTTGGCATCATCACCGATCACTCGCCGGAAAGTCCTTTCATCAACCCTCTCAGTGCACTCCAGTCAATCATGAACACACACCTGGGTAAGGCCTCCAAACCAGTAAGCCCGGCTGCAGACCCACTATCTATGCTTTACAAAATCAGCAACAGCATGATGGATAAGCCGGCTTTCAACTCAACTCCTCAGGGCAAGCCAGCTGAGCCCATCAACCACTATCAGCTGTATGAAAGCAGCGACCAGCCCATAGACCTGAGTAAAAGTAAGGCCAGCATTAAcagcaacaataacaacagcagcagtcTGCTCTTGACCAACAATAGCGTAAATGGTAACAAACCGCTCATTTCCCTCCCTGActcagtctcctctcctctgagaGAGAACGCTCTGATGGACATTTCTGATATGGTAAAGAACCTCACCGGGAGGCTGACGCCCAAATCTTCAACTCCCTCGTCCATCTCAGAGAAGTCGGACGCCGACGGCAGCGCATTCGAGGACGCCCTGGACGACCTCTCCCCAGTGCAAAAGAGGAAAGGGAGGCAATCCAACTGGAACCCCCAgcacctcctcatcctccaggCGCAGTTCGTATCCAGCCTGAGGGAGACCTCAGAGGGCCGCTTCGCCATGACTGACCTGGGCCCCCAGGAACGGGTCCACATCTGTAAGTTCACAGGCCTCTCCATGACCACCATATCCCACTGGCTGGCTAACGTCAAGTACCAGCTGAGACGGACTGGGGGCACCAAGTTTCTCAAGAACATGGACTCGTGCCAGCCCGTGTTCCTCTGTGGCGACTGTGCCTCCCAGTTCAGGACTCCCGGCGCCTACATCGGCCACCTGGAGTCTCACCTGGGCTTCAGCTTGAAGGACCTGTCCAAACTGTCAACTGAGCACCTTCGGGAGCAGCAGGCTGCCTCAAAGGTGATCACAGACAAAATGACATTCGGCAGCTCCCTGTCAGCCTTGACCACGGCAGAGGATGACACAAGCTCCGTGTACCAGTGCAGACTTTGCAATCGGACATTCGTCAGCAAACACGCAGTCAAACTGCACCTCAGCAAGACCCACGGCAAGTCTCCGGAGGACCACCTGGTGTATGTCACTGCTCTGGAGAAACTGGAGAAGCTAGACAAGATGGAGAAGGTTTAA